The Acidobacteriota bacterium genome segment GGCGCTGGCGCTGGATGCAGCATACGCGCCGGCCTGGCTGGGCAAGGCGCTGGTGCTGGAGGACCTGGAACGGTTTGAACCGGCGCTGGCGGCGTACGACCGGCTGATTGCCTGCGCTGCCGGCAATCCGGCGCTGCTGACAGCTGCGTGGTCGAATCGTGCGGGATTGCTGCTGCGCGCCGAACAGTTCCCCGAGGCGCTCGACAGCCTGAACCGGGCGCTGGAGGCTGACCCTGGCAACCACCTGCTGATGCTGAATAAGGGATTGCTGCTGCTGCAGGGGTTTGAGAACCCGGCCGAGGCGCTGCCGTGGCTGGAGCGCGCTGCGGCGGCGGGACTGCCGGAAGCGGAGGAGCCGCTGGCGTTCTGCCGCGAGCGGATTGCGCAGCACTAAAGCAGGCGGCGGAACTCGTCTTCCGTGAGGCCGGCCTGCTTCAGGATGCGGGATTTGAGCAGGCTGGGTGGCACATCGCCGGCGTGCATGGGGATGGTTACGCGGAGTTCTGGGCGGTCGCGGTGCAGAAGACGGGCGTGGCTACCGGTTTGATGATGAATGTAAAATCCGGCACGCAAAAGTGCTGCGACAACTTCTTTGGCGCTCAGGACCGGAAGCCGAGGCATCTAGCGTGCGCGTTCACACGATGACCGCGATGCGTTCGGTGGTGAGCGCGCCGATATCGCGCGGAATGGGCTCGCCCGTCTCGAGGGCGCTCTCGAGGAAGCAACGGATCGCATCCTTGGCCATGGCACGAGCTGCGTCGAGCGTCGCGCCGAAGGTTGTGATTTCCGGTATTGCGGGGACGAGTACGCCGTAGCCGCCCTCGGGCAAGGGTTCGAATACGACAGTGTAACCGTACTCGGTGGTTGGCCGGCGTTCGCCGTTGGGTGGGGCAGACATGGCTTACCGCCATTCTACATCGCGGGCGCGCGGCGAGGGCGCTCGGGCAGCGACTGATAGGCCGAAACTTGAGGGGTTCTGTGATGGATAACCGGGAGCTTGTCGATGGCCTGCCTGGTGCGGAGCTGGTGACGGCGGGCCTGGCGGATTACGAGGCGGGACGGCGCACGGCCGCCGGTCTGTTGGTGGCCATGGCGGAAGGCCGCCTACGACGCGCCGGACTGCTGAGCGGGCCAAGCCAGGACTGGCCCGATCCCGAACTGGCGCTGTATCGGGAATTGCAGCAACAGGGCGGCGATGCCTACTCTCGCTACAATGCACTGCGCTGCGAACTCGACAGTTTTCTTGCCGGCCTGAGTCGGCGGCTGGCCCGTGCGTCGGCTCCTGGCCGGGAGTGAACGCGTGGCGCCGTCAGGCGGCGGCGCCGAGTTCTTTGAGGGCGGCGATGAATTTGACCAGGACGGCCTGGGCGTCGCCGTAGACCATGTTGGTGTTATCGGCGTAGAAGAGTTCGTTTTCGACGCCGGAGTAGCCTTTGCCCTGGCCGCGCTTGATGACGTAGACCTGATGGGCGTGGTCGGCGTTGAGGATGGGCATGCCGTAGATGGGCGAGGATTTGTCGGTGCGAGCGGCGGGGTTGACGACGTCGTTGGCGCCGATGACGAGGGCGACGTCGGTCGAGGCGAACTCGTCGTTGACCTCGTCGAGTTCCTTCATGAGGTCGTAGGGAACGCCGGCTTCGGCGAGGAGGACATCCATGTGACCGGGCATGCGGCCGGCGACGGGATGGACCGCGAAGGCGACTTCGACGCCGGCGGTCTGCAGCAGTTTGACGAATTCCCAGAGCTTGTACTGCGCTTGCGCAACCGCGAGGCCGTAGCCGGGGATGATGAGTACCTTGCCGGCGTAGCGCATGGCGATGGCGGCATCGCTGGGTTCGACCGGCTTCATGGTGCCTTTGATTTCGCCTGAGCCGGTGGCGGCGGCGGTGGCGCCGAAGCGGCTGAAGAGGACGTTCGAGATGGAGCGGTTCATGCCCTTGGCCATGGCCAGCGTGAGCAGCGTGCCGGCGGCGCCAACCACCACGCCAGCGATGATGAGCACAGGGTTCTGCAGGACGTAGCCTTCGATGGCTACGGCAATGCCGGTCATGGCGTTGTAGAGCGAAATCAACACCGGCATGTCGGCGCCGCCGATGGGGATGGTGGCGAGCACGCCGAAGGCCAAGGCGACAACAAAATAGAGAACGACGACGGCGGTATTGGCCTGGCCGTTGGCGGCGAGGATGACATAGAGGCCGAGGGCGACGGCGATGCCGAGGGCGGTGAAGTTGGTGGCTTGCTGGCCCGTCCAGTGCAAGGTCTTGTTCATTTTGCCGTCAAGCTTGGCCCAGGCGATGAGGGAGCCGGAGAGCGAGACGCAGCCGATGAGCGCGCCGATGAGGGCGGGAATCAACTTGCCGGTGGTCAGCGCTTCGTGGCCGCTCAACTCGACGGCGGCAATGCAGGCGGCGGCGCCGCCGCCCATGCCGTTGTAGAGCGCCACCATCTGCGGCATTTGCGTCATGGGGACGCGCTTGCCGGTGATCCAGGCCCAGAGGAAGCCCAATGCCAGGGCAATGATGATCAGCGCCAGGTTGAGGCCGAGGTGCGGCTGCGCCGCAGGGGTGACGCCAAACCAATAGAGGAAGCTGGCGAGGGTGGCGATGAGGACGCCCCAGCCAGCGACGACGATGCCGTTGCGCGCGGTCACGGGTGAGGACATGCGCTTGAGGCCGAGGATGAAGAGCAGCGCGGCGATGAAATCGGCGGCGTCGATGATGAGGCGGGGGGTGGGGTGCATCCGTTTCTTCCTGGGGGCTAGCTCTTGCTGGATTTGAACATCTCCAGCATCCTTTCCGTCGAGACGTAGCCGCCGGCGCAATTGCCGGCGCCGAGGAGCACGCCCACAAAGCCGATGATCTGCTGCGCGGGCGTTACGGCGTTGAACAGGGCGTACATGGCGCCGACCACGACGATGCCGTGGACGAAGTTGGAGCCCGACATCAGCGGAGTGTGCAGAATAGCGGGCACGCGGCCGATGATCTCAATGCCGGTGAAGGCCGCCAGCATGACGATATAGAGGGCGACAAAGCCGACCAGCGTGGTTTCCATAGCTTAGGTTCCCTGGCGGGGTGGCTCGCCACCCCTATTCGGGACGCTCGCTTCCGCTCGCTGTGCCGGAATTCGCTCCTCGGCACCGCACGCCCGCTGCCGCTCAGGGCGTGTCCAGGCTGCCGCGTCGGGCGCGGCTTCGAGGGCGGCGCGGACGGCGGGGTTCTTGATTTCGCCGGCGTGGGTGAGGGCGGTTTGGGCGACGACTTCATCGCTCCAGTCGAGGGCGAGGGAGCCCTCGTGGATCATGAGCTTGAGCAGGTTGAAGACGTTTTTGGCGTAGAGCTCGCTGGCGTTTTCGGCCAGGTGCGAGGTGATGTTCAGGGGCGCGAGAATGGTGACTTCGCCGCCACGGCCGGAGGCGTGCACAATTTCGCCGGGCTGGCTGAGGGCGCAGTTGCCGCCACCTTCGGCGCCCAGATCGACGATGACGGCGCCGGGCTTCATGCCGGCGACCTGCTCGGCGGTAATGAGGCGGGGAGCGCGGCGGCCGGGCACGGCGGCGGCAGTAACGATAAGGTCGGCTTTCTGAATATGGGTGGTGACAACGGCGGCGATTCTGTCGCGCTCTTCGGGCGTGAGCTCGCGGGCGTAGCCGCCTTCGCCGCGCGCATCGACGCCGGTGGAGACGAACTTGGCGCCGAGGGATTCGGCTTCTTCCTTGGTTTCGGGGCGCACGTCGTAGGCCTCAATCACCGCGCCGAGACGGCGGAGGGTGGCAATGGCCTGCAGGCCGGCGACGCCGAGGCCCATGACCAGCGCGGTGGCGGGGCGGATGACACCGGCGGCGGTGGTCATGCGCGGCAGCACACGCGGCAGATGGATCGCGCCCAGCAGGACGGCATAGTAGCCGGCGAGGGCGGCCTGACTGGAAAGGGCATCGAGGGGCTGGGCGCGCGAGATGCGCGGGACCAGCTCCATGGCGAAGGCGGTGATCCTGCGGTCGCGGAGCGTGGCGACGAGGTCGAGGTTTTGCTGGGCGTAAAGGAAGGAGATGAGGATGGCCTCGGGCCGCATGGCGGCGATAACAGCTTCGCTGGGGGGCTGGACGCCAAGGACAAGATCGGCGGCGGCAACCGCGGCGGGACCGGCTTGGCAGGTGATTTCGGCGCCGAGTTTTTCCAATTGCGTTGCGACTGCCGGCACCATGGCCGTGCGCGCTTCCCCTGCGCGGGTCTCCCGCAGCACCGCAACCTTAAAAGGCATAAGGAGACATTCTAGCGGATCAGGACCTATTTGTGTGTAGCGATGGTTTCGGGTTCCAGCGCATGAAGGGCCTGGCCGGAGTCCTCACGGACGTGATCGTGGAGGCTGTGGCCATGACTGTCCATGGTGACGACGGCGGGGAAGTTCTCGACCTCGAGCTCCCACATGGCCTCGGGCGTGCCGAATTCCAGCAGATGGACGGCGCGGACTTTCTTGATGGCGCGGCCATAATATTGCGCCGCTCCGCCGACGGCGTTGAGGTAGACGGCGCCACATTCCTGGAGAGCCGCGAGGGTTTTGGGTCCCATGCCGCCCTTGCCAATGATGACGCGCATGCCGAAGCGGCGGAGCAGGTCGGCCTCGTAGGGTTCTTCGCGGATGCTGGTGGTGGGACCGGCGGCGGTGATGGTCCAGGCGCCGGCAGCGTCTTTGCGGACGACCGGACCGCAGTGATAGAGCACGGCGTCGCGCAGATCGACGGGAGGGTCGTTGTGCATGAGGTAGCCGTGGACGGCGTCGCGGCCAGTGACCATGACGCCGGAAATCAGCACCATGTCGCCGACCTTGAGCTTGCGGATGTCGGCTTCGGCAACGGGCGCGCGCAGATGGATGCCTGCGGGGACCTCGACCGACTCTGGCGCTTTGGGTTCCTGACCGGCGAGGGGCGGATCGCCGTAGAGCCAGTGGCGCACGGCGCCCGAGGCAGCGTCGAGCACCAGGCCGCGGCGGCGATAGGCCCAGCAGTCGTAGGCGACGGAGACGAAAAAGCTGGCGGGAAGGCGATTCAGCGCGGTCGCCTTGCAGCCGATCAGCGACACGCCGCCGCCAAAGCCCATGGTTCCGATGCCCAGCGTATTGGCGCGGTCGAGGACGTAGGTTTCGAGTTCGGCGAGGCGCGAATCGGAGTTGGTGTCATCGAGCGGGCGCAGAAGCTGCTGCTTGGCGGCATCGTAGCCGGAGGTGCGGTCGCCGCCAATGGCCACGCCCAGCGCGCCGGGCGCACAGCCCTGGCCTTGCGCCTGCCAGACGGCGTGCAGAATGCATTTGCGGATGCCATCCATGTCGCGGCCGGCGCGGCCTAAGTGGTCCAGCGTGCAGGGAAGGGAGTACTGGATGTTTTTGTTTTCGCAGCCGCCGCCTTTGAGCAGCAGCTTGATTTCGACGTCACTGTCGTTTTCCCACTGCTCGAAGTGAATGACGGGCGTGCCGGGGCCGAGGTTGTTGCCGCTGTTTGTGCCGGTGAGCGAATCGACGCTGTTGGGGCGGAGTTTGCCGCGCCGGGTGGCTTCTTCGAGCGCGGCGAGAATTTCGCGGCGGAGCAGGATTTGATTGAAGCCGACGGGAGTGTGGATGAAGAACGTCGGCATGCCGGTGTCCTGACAGACCGGGCCTTCGTCGCCCGCGGCCATCTGGATGTTGGTGCCGATGATGTTCAGGGCCTGCGTCGCCTGATTTCCCTGCGGGTGCTCGGCCACTTCGCGGCCGGTGGCGCGCTGCATGGCGGCGCGGACGTCGGGCGGCAGGTCGGTCGAGGTGCGGGTAATCAGCGCAATCAGGTTTTCGCGGAAGCGCGGGTCCATTGACTGGCGCGGGGCCTGGCGTGGCTGTGCCACGCCACCAGCTTGACGCTCGGCCGGGCTGGGGGCCCCAGGATCCCCAGCCCGGCCCTCGCGTAATGTTTTCGGGGTCACAGACCAGTATATGCGGCTCACGCCGCCTTTACTGGGGCTGCGCCCCACGCCTTCCGTTGGTCGGCTCCCCCATTGCCGCTCCGACGGTTACAGGGAAACTTCAGGCGGCGCGGGGCTTGCGCGGTTTGGCGCGGGCGGGAGGCTTTTTGGCGGCCGGAGTCTTGGATTGCTGTTCGAGGCTGGCTTTGAGGGACTGCATGAGGTCGGCGACGGGCTGGAGGCGGCGGGCGGGGGCGTGCTTGGGTGCGGGCTGGCCTTCGAGGGCGGCGGCCACCAGTTGCTCGAGGTTTTTGCGATAGTGATCCTCGAAGCGAGTGGGATCGAAGGGCTGGGTCAGACCCTCGATGAGCTGCGCGGCGAGCTTCAATTCGGCAGGCTTGGGGTCGGCGGCGATGGAGCCAAAGCCGTCGGCGACGCGAATTTCGTCGAGGTAAAACAGGGTGTGCAGGAGCAATCCCCAGCGGTTGCGGCCAGGATGGCCGTCGGGCACGCCGGCGAGCGCGGAGGGGCGGACCAGGCTGAGATACTCGCGGTTGTGCATGCTCAACTGTGCGACGGCCCAGCGATCGGCGTCTCGCATGGCCTGTAGCAGCAGGGCATAGGGGCGCTGGCCGGCGGCTTCGGGCATGAGGTAGTAGGACGATTCAAACCAGACGGGATCGATCTCGTCCGCGCGGCAGAACTCGAGGATTTCCAACTGGCGTTCGGTGGGCGGGGCGGCGGCCTTGATCTCTTCTTCCGGGATGACAACATATTCACCCTTGGCGTACTCGTAGCCGCGCACGGTGTCTTTGCGTTCGACCACTTCGCCGTCGAGGGAGCAGAGCATCTGCTGCTTGAGGCGGGCATGATCTTTGTCATGGAGCATGTGGAAGCTGATCCGCTCGCCGCGCGCGCCGGAGAACAGACGTACCGGCAGCGTCACCAGCCCGAACGTAAGAAAGCCCGACCAGACGCTCGCCATACCTGTTTTGGATGCATCCTTAGGGTTAATGGCCCTCGGGAGCCAGTTGCGGACGTATCGACACAAGCGCGACTTCGCGTCCACTCCGGAGCCAGGCCCAAAGTTGGAGGTGGTGCCCCCGCCGGCGCACGCCGGCTGGCGCTTTTGCGTGCAGGAGCACCATGCATCGCGTTTGCACTACGATTTACGGCTGGAAATAGACGACGTTTTGAAATCGTGGGCGGTGCCCAAAGGGCCAAGCCTCGATCCGGACGTGCGGCGGTTGGCGATGGCGACAGAGGATCATCCGCTCGAATATCTGACGTTTGAGGGGACGATTCCGGAGGGCAATTACGGGGCGGGCGAGGTGATTGTTTGGGATTTGGGGGATTACGAAATTCTGGGCGATACGCCAGCATTGCGGCAGTGGGAGCGGGGGCACATTAAGTTCCGGCTGCAGGGCAAGAAGCTCAAGGGCGAGTTCGCGCTGACCTATATGCCGCCGCGGCCGAGCGCGCGGGCGGAGAGCAGCGCCAAGCCGGTCGAAAATGCCTGGCTGCTGACGAAAAAGCGGGACGATGCGGCACAGTTTGGGGATCGAGCGGAGGATCATCCGGGATCGGTGCTGCGGCGGCGCGGACGGCCGGCGCCGGCGCGAGCGAGCTTGCACCTGGTGGCGGCGCAGCATAACGATCCGCCGCTGCGGCCGATGCTGGCGACGCTGGCGACGAAGCCATTTCGCGACCCGCAATGGCTGTTTGAATTGAAGTGGGACGGGATACGAGCGTTTGCGCACTGCCAGAACGGACGGGTGCGGCTGATCTCACGCTCGAATCATGATTTGACGCGGCAGTATCCGGAGCTGAACAGCTTTCCGGAGCCGCTGGACGCGGTGCTGGATGGCGAAATCGTGGCGCTCGATGCCGACGGCAAGCCGAGCTTTCACCGGCTGCAGCGGCGGATGAACCTGACCGGTAAGGCGGAGATCGCGCGCATGGCGGAGCAGGTTCCGGTGGTGTATTACGGCTTCGATCTGCTGCGGCTGGGGAGCAAGGATTTGACGGCGCGGCCGCTGGTGGAGCGCAAAGAGGAACTGGCAGCGGTGGCGTGGTCGGGGCCGTGGCGATATTCGGATCACGTGGTGGGCAACGGCACGGGACTGTTCGAGCTGGCACGGCAGCGGGGGCTGGAGGGCATTGTGGCGAAGCGGGCGGATTCGCCTTACGAAGCCGGGCGCTCGAAGCTGTGGCTGAAATTCAAGCTGCAGCTCCGGCAGGATGTGGTGATTGTGGGTTATACCGATCCGCAGGGATCGCGCAGCAGTTTTGGGGCGCTGCTGCTGGCGGTATACGACGCCGCAGCGCGCCGATTTGAATATATCGGCAAGGTGGGAACGGGCTTTGACACGGCGACACGCGCGGAACTGTTGCAGCGCTTGCGGCCGGCGGAAAACGCCGAGGTTGCGGGATTGGAGGCGGCGCCGCGGCGGTTTCATGCGGTGATGCCGGAGGTGGTGGCGGAGGTCAAGTTCGCCGAATGGACGCCGGCAGGACATTTGCGGGCGCCGGTGTTTCTGGGAGTACGCGCCGATAAAGCGCCGGAGGAGTGTCTGCGGGAGGTGCCGCGTGCCTAGCCGGGCAGCGGCGCGCGCGCCCCAGCGCAACGGCGCGCTACGTTTGCCGGAACACGCGCAACAGGCGCTGGTGGTGGTGGACGACCAGCCGTTGAACTTGACGCACCTGGACAAGGCGTATTTCCCGGACGGCACCAGCAAGCGCGATCTTCTGGAATACAGTTTTGACGTAGCGCCATTTTTGCTGCCCTATCTGCGCGACCGGCCCTACACGATGAAGCGCTTTCCGAATGGCATTGAGGCGCCGGCGTTTTTTCAGAAAGACGCAGCCGGCAAAGTGCCGGCGTGGGTACGCACGGTTGCAATGCCGAGCGGGAATGAGCGCGGGGTGGTGCACTATGTGCTGTGCAATGACACCGCGACGTTGCTGTATCTGGTCAACCTGGGCTGCATTGACCACAACGTGGGGCTGAGCCGCGTAACGTTGACTGGCGCGGGACCCCACTCCGCTGCGCGGAGCGACCCCCGCACGACGCCGCTGGCGCCAGATTTTGTGCTGCTGGATCTGGATCCGGGGCCGAAAGCCGGGTTTGACCGGGTGGTGAAAGTGGCGCAGATTATTCGCGAGGTGCTCGATCAGTGCGAGATTGCGGGCTACCCGAAAACCTCCGGGGCCACCGGCATGCACATCTGGATTCCGATTGGGCCGGGGCATACCTTTGAGCAGACGCAACGGCTGGCGGCGCTGCTGCTGCGGCTGGCGAGCCTGCGGGCGCCGGAGCTGATGACCGAAGTCTGGCGGATTGCGGCGCGGCCGGCCGACCGCGTGTATCTGGATTTCCGGCAGAACGCCAACGGCAAGACGATTCCGCCGCCGTACTCGCCGCGTCCGCGGCCGGGCGCGCCGGTGTCGTGTCCGCTGCAGTGGAGTGAGGTGCGGGCGTCGCTCGATCCGGTACGGTTCAACATCCGCACCATGCGCCGGCGGCTGGACCGCTGGGGCGATTTGTTCGCGCCGACGCTGCCGGGACAGCGGCATGATTCGCTGCAGAACATGCTACGGCGGTTGGAAAAGTGCCACGCGGAGGCGGCGTAAAACCGTTATACCGTTTCGCGGTATATTTCTACCTATGGGGATGAATATTAAAAGCGCAGCGGCGCACGAGCTGGCGAAAAAGGTGGCGGCGGCGACGGGCGAGTCGCTGACAACGGCGGTGACGGTGGCGTTGCAGGAACGGTTGGATCGGCTGCGAAAGAAAGAGGGCCTGGCGGAACGGTTGATGGCTATTGGCGCCAGGACCGCAGCACGGCTGCAGGAGCCCTGGAAGAGTATGGATCACGGTGATCTGCTATATGACGAACGAGGATTGCCGAAGTGACCGTGGATTCGTCGGCTCTGGTGGCCATCCTGCGCCAGGAGCCGGAAGGAGCAGCATTTAGCGAAGTGATCGCCAAGGCGGAACGCTGCCGGATTTCAGCAGTGAACTGGGTGGAAACGGCGATAGTGATGGGCGGCGACAGGGACCCGCTGACGAGCCGCGACGTCGACGAGATGATGGCGGATGCTGGTATTGAAATCATGCCTGTTACCGTGGAGCAGGCGCAATTGGCGCGGGCGGCGTTCCGCGATTTTGGGAAGGGCAGCGGGCATCCGGCGCGGTTGAACTTTGGCGACTGTTTCGCCTATGCGCTGGCGCAGTGGCAGCGCGAGCCGCTGCTGTATAAGGGCGAGGATTTCGGGCATACCGACGTGCGCCCGGCGCTGCCCCGGCCTTGAGATTCTACCTTGGATGGTAGAATCGGGGCGTGGGGATGAATATCAAGAACCCGGAGGCGCATCTGCTGGCGCAGGAGCTGGCCGCGGCCACCGGCGAGAGCCTGACGACGGCGGTGACGGTGGCGCTGCGGGAGCGCTTGGAGCGGGTGCGCAAGCGGCGGCGGCAGCGGGCGACGGTAGAAGAGATACTAGCGATCGGCCGGCGCATGGCAGCCCGCGTCAAGGAGAAGCCTCTGGATCACGATACGCTGTTGTACGACGAATACGGTCTGCCAAAATGATCGTGGACACGTCGGCGGTGATTGCCATCGCATTCAACGAGCCGGAGGCGGAGTTGTTTTTGCAGGTGCTACTGGCTGCGGGCAGCGCGCGGCTAAGCGCACCCAATTACGTTGAAGCTTCCGTAGTGATTCGACGCTATCAAGGCGATGTTTCTCTTCCAGATCTGGACGAAACCCTGCGGTTGACGGGTATAGAGATTGCGGCATTTCTGGAGGAGCATGGGCGCCTCGCGCGGAAGGCGTATGCGCGCTATGGACGGGGCAGCGGACACCGCGCGCGACTCAACCTAGGCGACTGCTTCTCGTACGCGCTGGCGCGAGCGACCGGCGAGTCATTGCTGTATAAGGGCGAGGATTTTGCACATACGGATGTGCGGCCAGCGCTGGTGCGGCACTGAAAGAGCGTGGCGCTCGGGTAAAATCAAGACTTTCATGGAAATCCGACTTTACAACACGCTTACACGGGCGGTGGAGCCGTTTGTGCCGCAGCAGCCGGGCCGGGTGAAGATGTACACCTGCGGGCTGACGGTATACGACTACGGCCACATCGGCAATTTCCGGACCTTCATCGGTGTTGATATCCTGCAGCGGTTTCTGGCCAGCCAGGGGCTGGAGCTGGAGACGGTGATGAACATCACCGACGTGGACGACAAGATGATTGCGCGGGCACGGGAAGCGGGGCGCGAGCTGCGGGATTATGCAAGTTTTTACACGGCGGCGTTTCTGGAGGACATGGAGCGGCTGCGGGTGCGGCCGGCGCGGCACCTGGTGCGGGCGACGGATTGCATAGCGGACATGGTGACCTGGATCGAGCGGCTGATTGCGGGCGGATTTGCGTATGAGCGTGAGGGTTCGGTGTACTTCCGGCTGGCCAGTTTTCCGGCGTATGGACGGTTGTCGGGCAAGGACCTGGAGGGTCTGCAGCCGGGGGCGCGGGTGGATGTGGACGAGTACGAAAAGGAAGAGGCGCGCGACTTTGCGGTGTGGAAGGCGCAGCGCGAAGGCGAGCCCTCGTGGCCGAGTCCGTGGGGGCCGGGGCGGCCAGGCTGGCATATCGAGTGCTCGGTGATGGCGGAAAAATATCTTGGTCCCACGCTGGACATTCACGCCGGCGGCACTGATCTGGTGTTTCCGCACCATGAAAACGAGATTGCGCAGGTTGAGCCGTTGACGCGGGCGCCGTTCGCGCGCACCTGGGTGCATATGGAGTTTCTGCTGGTGAACGGGGAGAAGATGTCGAAGCGGCTGGGCAACTTCTATACCGTGCGCGATCTGATGGAGAAGGGCTATCACCCCAGCGCGATCCGCTATTTGCTGGCGTCGGTGCCCTATCGGCGGCAGTTGAACTTCACGCTGGAGGGTCTCGATCAGGCGGAGGCGGCCCTGCAGCGGCTGCGGCTGTTTCAGCAGCGGCTGCAGACGGCGCCGGCGGCGGAAGGAAGCAACGCGATTCTGGAGCAGGTTGCGGTCAACGCGCGCGAGCAGATGTGGGCGGCGCTGGCGAACAACCTGAATACCGCCGAGGCGCTGGCGGCGATTTTCGAGTTGGTGCGGGAAGGGAATACGGCGCTCGATCAGGGCAGCTTCCGCGCCGGCGACCGGGCGGCGTTTTTGGATACGCTGGGGGCGTTTGACACGATTTTTGCAGTGCTGACGCCGGATACGCCAGCGGCGGCGCGGCTGGCCGAGACCGACGTGGAAGCACTCGTGGTGGAGCGGCGGGCGGCGCGGCAGCGGAGGGATTTTGCGCGCTCCGATGCTATCCGCGCGCAACTGGACGAAGCGGGCGTGTTGGTGGAAGATATAAAGGGAGGGGGAGACCGATGGCGCTGGAAATGAATGCGAAGCTTACAGCTTACAGTTCACAGCTTACAGCCGTCGCGGTCTGCCCGTCGTCGGCGCGGCCGAGCTTATTTGGCTCTGATTGAACTCCGGCTTGCCCTGCTCACGCGGCGGCAGTGACCTGCTGCGGCCGCAAAGCCGCTAGATGCAAGCTTCCCCAAGGAGTTCAAAATGCCTAAGACTGCTAGTTCGCTCGCTCCCGAGCTGCGCACGGCGCTGCCCGGACCCAATGCCCAGCGCATCGTCGCTGCGGATCAAAAAGATATATCGCCGTCGTATACGCGTTCCTATCCGTTTGTGGCCCGCAAGGGCAGCGGCATGTACGTCGAGGACGTGGATGGCAACCGCTTTCTCGACTTCACCGCCGGCATCGCGGTCTGCTCGACCGGGCATTGCCATCCCGAGGTAGTGGCCGCGATTCAGAAACAAGCGGCGGAGTTGATTCACATGTCGGGCACGGATTTTTACTACGAGCAGATGGTGCGCGTGGCCGAGATGATTTCAGCGACCGCGCCCATGCCGGGGCCGCACAAGTTCTTTTACGGCAACTCGGGCACAGAGGCGATTGAGGCGGCACTGAAGCTGGCCCGCTATCACACGCGGCGGCCGTCTTTCATCGGCTTCTACAACTCGTTTCATGGCCGCACGTTTGGTGCGATG includes the following:
- a CDS encoding tetratricopeptide repeat protein encodes the protein MPGLPPVAEPTTAAEWVAEARRLHAEERNSSALAAVERALALDAAYAPAWLGKALVLEDLERFEPALAAYDRLIACAAGNPALLTAAWSNRAGLLLRAEQFPEALDSLNRALEADPGNHLLMLNKGLLLLQGFENPAEALPWLERAAAAGLPEAEEPLAFCRERIAQH
- a CDS encoding addiction module toxin, HicA family, producing MPRLPVLSAKEVVAALLRAGFYIHHQTGSHARLLHRDRPELRVTIPMHAGDVPPSLLKSRILKQAGLTEDEFRRLL
- a CDS encoding type II toxin-antitoxin system HicB family antitoxin; its protein translation is MSAPPNGERRPTTEYGYTVVFEPLPEGGYGVLVPAIPEITTFGATLDAARAMAKDAIRCFLESALETGEPIPRDIGALTTERIAVIV
- a CDS encoding NAD(P)(+) transhydrogenase (Re/Si-specific) subunit beta → MHPTPRLIIDAADFIAALLFILGLKRMSSPVTARNGIVVAGWGVLIATLASFLYWFGVTPAAQPHLGLNLALIIIALALGFLWAWITGKRVPMTQMPQMVALYNGMGGGAAACIAAVELSGHEALTTGKLIPALIGALIGCVSLSGSLIAWAKLDGKMNKTLHWTGQQATNFTALGIAVALGLYVILAANGQANTAVVVLYFVVALAFGVLATIPIGGADMPVLISLYNAMTGIAVAIEGYVLQNPVLIIAGVVVGAAGTLLTLAMAKGMNRSISNVLFSRFGATAAATGSGEIKGTMKPVEPSDAAIAMRYAGKVLIIPGYGLAVAQAQYKLWEFVKLLQTAGVEVAFAVHPVAGRMPGHMDVLLAEAGVPYDLMKELDEVNDEFASTDVALVIGANDVVNPAARTDKSSPIYGMPILNADHAHQVYVIKRGQGKGYSGVENELFYADNTNMVYGDAQAVLVKFIAALKELGAAA
- a CDS encoding NAD(P) transhydrogenase subunit alpha produces the protein METTLVGFVALYIVMLAAFTGIEIIGRVPAILHTPLMSGSNFVHGIVVVGAMYALFNAVTPAQQIIGFVGVLLGAGNCAGGYVSTERMLEMFKSSKS
- a CDS encoding NAD(P) transhydrogenase subunit alpha encodes the protein MPFKVAVLRETRAGEARTAMVPAVATQLEKLGAEITCQAGPAAVAAADLVLGVQPPSEAVIAAMRPEAILISFLYAQQNLDLVATLRDRRITAFAMELVPRISRAQPLDALSSQAALAGYYAVLLGAIHLPRVLPRMTTAAGVIRPATALVMGLGVAGLQAIATLRRLGAVIEAYDVRPETKEEAESLGAKFVSTGVDARGEGGYARELTPEERDRIAAVVTTHIQKADLIVTAAAVPGRRAPRLITAEQVAGMKPGAVIVDLGAEGGGNCALSQPGEIVHASGRGGEVTILAPLNITSHLAENASELYAKNVFNLLKLMIHEGSLALDWSDEVVAQTALTHAGEIKNPAVRAALEAAPDAAAWTRPERQRACGAEERIPAQRAEASVPNRGGEPPRQGT
- a CDS encoding fumarate hydratase is translated as MDPRFRENLIALITRTSTDLPPDVRAAMQRATGREVAEHPQGNQATQALNIIGTNIQMAAGDEGPVCQDTGMPTFFIHTPVGFNQILLRREILAALEEATRRGKLRPNSVDSLTGTNSGNNLGPGTPVIHFEQWENDSDVEIKLLLKGGGCENKNIQYSLPCTLDHLGRAGRDMDGIRKCILHAVWQAQGQGCAPGALGVAIGGDRTSGYDAAKQQLLRPLDDTNSDSRLAELETYVLDRANTLGIGTMGFGGGVSLIGCKATALNRLPASFFVSVAYDCWAYRRRGLVLDAASGAVRHWLYGDPPLAGQEPKAPESVEVPAGIHLRAPVAEADIRKLKVGDMVLISGVMVTGRDAVHGYLMHNDPPVDLRDAVLYHCGPVVRKDAAGAWTITAAGPTTSIREEPYEADLLRRFGMRVIIGKGGMGPKTLAALQECGAVYLNAVGGAAQYYGRAIKKVRAVHLLEFGTPEAMWELEVENFPAVVTMDSHGHSLHDHVREDSGQALHALEPETIATHK
- a CDS encoding Ku protein; protein product: MASVWSGFLTFGLVTLPVRLFSGARGERISFHMLHDKDHARLKQQMLCSLDGEVVERKDTVRGYEYAKGEYVVIPEEEIKAAAPPTERQLEILEFCRADEIDPVWFESSYYLMPEAAGQRPYALLLQAMRDADRWAVAQLSMHNREYLSLVRPSALAGVPDGHPGRNRWGLLLHTLFYLDEIRVADGFGSIAADPKPAELKLAAQLIEGLTQPFDPTRFEDHYRKNLEQLVAAALEGQPAPKHAPARRLQPVADLMQSLKASLEQQSKTPAAKKPPARAKPRKPRAA
- a CDS encoding DNA polymerase domain-containing protein, whose protein sequence is MPSRAAARAPQRNGALRLPEHAQQALVVVDDQPLNLTHLDKAYFPDGTSKRDLLEYSFDVAPFLLPYLRDRPYTMKRFPNGIEAPAFFQKDAAGKVPAWVRTVAMPSGNERGVVHYVLCNDTATLLYLVNLGCIDHNVGLSRVTLTGAGPHSAARSDPRTTPLAPDFVLLDLDPGPKAGFDRVVKVAQIIREVLDQCEIAGYPKTSGATGMHIWIPIGPGHTFEQTQRLAALLLRLASLRAPELMTEVWRIAARPADRVYLDFRQNANGKTIPPPYSPRPRPGAPVSCPLQWSEVRASLDPVRFNIRTMRRRLDRWGDLFAPTLPGQRHDSLQNMLRRLEKCHAEAA